The proteins below are encoded in one region of Thermodesulfobacteriota bacterium:
- a CDS encoding nitrous oxide reductase accessory protein NosL, whose product MAHAHERHSRVVGLAIGLALLLVALGGWAGGPSPIAKTDRCPVCGMFVGRYPDFAAQIELAAGGVLHFDGVKDLFKCYLGQAGQDVGCKARDWGAVWVRDYVSLAWIDGRQAFFVIGSDVFGPMGRELIPFAAEAAARAFVEIHGGTRVLRFGEITPELIVQLD is encoded by the coding sequence ATGGCCCATGCTCACGAGCGACATTCCAGGGTGGTGGGGCTGGCGATTGGACTGGCGTTGCTCCTGGTCGCCCTGGGCGGATGGGCGGGTGGGCCAAGCCCCATCGCCAAGACGGATCGCTGTCCGGTCTGCGGCATGTTTGTGGGCCGGTATCCCGACTTCGCGGCCCAGATCGAGCTGGCCGCAGGCGGCGTTCTCCACTTCGACGGGGTCAAGGATCTGTTCAAGTGCTATCTGGGGCAGGCTGGCCAGGATGTCGGCTGCAAGGCCCGGGACTGGGGGGCGGTGTGGGTGCGGGACTATGTTTCCCTGGCCTGGATCGACGGCCGGCAGGCCTTCTTTGTCATCGGCAGCGACGTGTTCGGCCCCATGGGACGCGAGCTGATCCCTTTTGCCGCCGAGGCCGCTGCCCGGGCCTTTGTCGAGATCCACGGCGGCACCCGGGTGCTGCGCTTCGGGGAGATCACCCCGGAGCTCATCGTGCAGCTGGACTGA